A region of Dermabacter vaginalis DNA encodes the following proteins:
- the pseI gene encoding pseudaminic acid synthase: MSRQQTAPKTLTLNNHTIGHGHRPFVAAEMSGNHNGDLGRALAIVDAIAESGAPAVKLQTYTADTITIDADGPAFQISADHDLWGGRNLYSLYQEAHTPWEWHEPIFERAREHGLVPFSSPFDATAVDLLEDLDVELYKIASLEIGDIPLLRTVARTGKPIILSSGAANAADIDLAVETIRAEGNDNIAVLGCTSSYPATADASNLRTIEVLRDTWNVVCGLSDHTKGIGVSVAAVAFGASILEKHVTLRRADGGVDSDFSLEPEELKALVDESYAAWLAIGDVHIGPVASEAESQRLRRSLYVVEDVRAGDVVTEKNVRSIRPAGGLEPRYYDTVMGRTFRADAAKGTALSWDLI; encoded by the coding sequence ATGTCGCGACAGCAGACCGCACCCAAAACACTCACACTCAACAACCACACGATTGGTCACGGACACCGCCCCTTCGTGGCTGCGGAAATGTCCGGGAACCACAACGGCGATCTCGGCCGAGCCCTCGCGATCGTGGATGCGATTGCCGAAAGCGGCGCCCCCGCGGTCAAACTTCAGACCTACACGGCGGACACGATCACGATCGACGCCGATGGCCCCGCCTTCCAAATCAGCGCCGACCACGACCTGTGGGGCGGGCGCAATCTCTACAGCCTGTACCAAGAAGCGCACACCCCCTGGGAATGGCACGAGCCGATCTTCGAGCGCGCCCGCGAGCACGGCCTAGTGCCGTTCTCGAGTCCGTTCGATGCCACCGCCGTGGATCTTCTCGAAGACCTCGACGTTGAGCTCTACAAGATCGCCTCCCTTGAAATTGGTGATATTCCGCTCCTGCGCACCGTGGCGCGCACGGGTAAGCCGATCATTCTTTCCTCGGGTGCCGCGAACGCCGCCGACATCGATCTTGCTGTCGAGACGATTCGCGCCGAGGGCAACGACAACATCGCCGTTCTTGGCTGCACGTCCTCCTACCCGGCAACCGCGGACGCCTCGAACCTGCGCACCATCGAAGTTCTGCGCGACACCTGGAACGTCGTGTGCGGTCTTTCCGACCACACCAAGGGCATCGGCGTGAGCGTCGCTGCCGTCGCCTTCGGTGCCTCAATCTTGGAAAAGCACGTCACCCTGCGTCGCGCCGACGGCGGCGTCGACTCCGACTTCTCCCTCGAACCCGAGGAGCTCAAGGCGCTTGTCGACGAGTCCTACGCAGCGTGGCTCGCGATCGGTGACGTGCACATTGGCCCCGTGGCGAGCGAGGCGGAGAGCCAGCGCCTTCGCCGCTCCCTGTACGTGGTTGAGGACGTCCGTGCCGGCGATGTCGTCACCGAAAAGAACGTGCGTTCCATTCGCCCCGCAGGCGGCCTCGAGCCTCGCTACTACGACACGGTGATGGGTCGTACCTTCAGGGCAGACGCCGCAAAAGGGACCGCCCTCAGCTGGGATCTGATTTAA
- a CDS encoding ABC transporter permease: MAETKPQVELSPRLSSAEAAELASKSGLREMGVRPPLGRYIAQVWQRRSFIWHLSASRAYSRNQGSYLGQAWAILRPILDASIYVVIFGFLFHGSAPGIDNRAAFITIGTFSYTLFQTSVMSGINSIPTNMQLIRSHRFPRAIVPLASVMTELVLFVPILVAMMIMTMVTGLLPGMGAVWPTWSWLLLPFAAVLLATFSAGVTMVFARLGARAPDIANALPFFLTLGRYASGGMFLLSAMVPDGMWIKPILLHQPLTVYLDLFRAVFGNEALIPMTPMLWLEAIVWAVGTFAIGFVFFWRVEETYGRD; encoded by the coding sequence TTGGCTGAGACCAAGCCCCAAGTGGAGTTATCTCCGCGATTGAGTTCTGCGGAAGCAGCGGAACTCGCGAGTAAATCGGGCCTGAGGGAGATGGGCGTGCGGCCGCCACTTGGGCGCTACATCGCCCAGGTGTGGCAGCGTCGCTCCTTCATTTGGCATCTTTCCGCTTCACGCGCCTACTCCCGTAACCAGGGTTCCTATCTGGGGCAGGCGTGGGCAATTTTGCGTCCGATCTTGGACGCCTCAATCTACGTCGTGATCTTCGGCTTCCTGTTTCATGGCAGCGCTCCCGGAATCGATAACCGCGCGGCTTTCATCACCATCGGCACCTTTAGCTATACCCTTTTTCAAACGTCGGTGATGTCCGGAATCAACTCGATTCCCACGAATATGCAGTTGATTCGGTCCCACCGTTTCCCGCGGGCGATCGTCCCCTTGGCGAGCGTCATGACCGAATTGGTGCTGTTCGTGCCGATCCTCGTGGCGATGATGATCATGACCATGGTCACCGGGCTTTTGCCTGGCATGGGTGCGGTGTGGCCCACGTGGTCGTGGCTGCTGCTGCCCTTTGCTGCGGTGCTGTTGGCGACGTTCTCAGCTGGCGTGACCATGGTTTTCGCCCGGCTCGGTGCGAGGGCCCCCGATATCGCGAATGCGCTGCCGTTCTTCCTGACGCTGGGGCGCTACGCTTCAGGCGGCATGTTCCTCCTGAGCGCTATGGTGCCCGATGGCATGTGGATCAAGCCGATTCTCCTTCATCAGCCGCTCACGGTGTACCTGGACTTGTTCCGCGCTGTTTTCGGCAACGAGGCCCTCATCCCCATGACGCCGATGTTGTGGCTCGAAGCCATTGTGTGGGCGGTGGGCACTTTCGCGATCGGCTTTGTGTTCTTCTGGCGAGTCGAGGAGACCTACGGACGTGACTGA
- the pseB gene encoding UDP-N-acetylglucosamine 4,6-dehydratase (inverting), with the protein MSILSGSSILITGGTGSFGKAFLKEVLENHDPRRVVIFSRDELKQYEVRNQFNNDPRLRWFIGDIRDEKRLRRALHGVDYVVHAAALKQVDTAEYNPFEFVKTNILGSQNVIEASIDAGVKKVVALSTDKASSPINLYGATKLTADKLFICGNHYAAAYPTRFSVVRYGNVMGSRGSVIPFFRKLGEEGKPLPITDLRCTRFFITLPQAVKMVTESFEFMQGGELLVPRIPSMKVVDLAHAVVPGAELVDVGLRPGEKLHEEMISPEEGRRAVKIAGGKYYIIQPDLATWGYETPADAEPVEAGFAFRSDSNDEWYTREEIADIIAEGL; encoded by the coding sequence ATGTCGATCCTCAGCGGTTCATCCATCCTCATCACCGGTGGAACCGGCTCCTTCGGTAAAGCATTCCTCAAAGAGGTGCTCGAGAATCACGACCCTCGACGCGTGGTGATTTTCTCCCGCGATGAACTCAAGCAGTACGAGGTTCGTAACCAGTTCAACAACGACCCGCGCCTGCGCTGGTTCATCGGCGACATTCGCGACGAAAAGCGCCTTCGCCGCGCTCTGCACGGCGTGGACTATGTGGTGCACGCCGCCGCGCTCAAGCAGGTCGATACGGCCGAATACAACCCCTTCGAGTTCGTGAAGACCAACATTCTGGGAAGCCAGAACGTGATCGAAGCGTCGATCGACGCGGGCGTGAAGAAGGTCGTGGCGCTCTCCACGGACAAGGCCTCGAGCCCCATCAACCTCTACGGCGCCACCAAGCTCACGGCCGACAAGCTCTTCATTTGCGGCAACCACTACGCAGCCGCCTACCCCACCCGCTTCTCCGTTGTTCGCTACGGCAACGTCATGGGATCGCGAGGCTCGGTGATTCCGTTCTTCCGCAAGCTCGGCGAAGAGGGCAAGCCCCTTCCGATCACGGATCTGCGCTGCACGCGCTTCTTCATCACCCTGCCCCAGGCCGTGAAGATGGTGACCGAGTCCTTCGAGTTCATGCAGGGCGGCGAACTCCTCGTTCCCCGCATCCCGTCGATGAAGGTCGTCGATCTCGCCCATGCCGTTGTTCCGGGCGCGGAACTCGTGGACGTTGGCCTGCGGCCAGGCGAAAAGCTCCACGAGGAAATGATCAGCCCCGAGGAGGGCCGCCGCGCCGTGAAGATTGCCGGCGGTAAGTACTACATCATCCAGCCAGATCTCGCGACCTGGGGTTACGAGACCCCGGCCGATGCCGAACCGGTGGAAGCCGGCTTCGCGTTCCGTTCCGACTCCAACGATGAGTGGTACACCCGCGAGGAGATCGCTGACATCATTGCGGAAGGGCTCTGA
- a CDS encoding glycosyltransferase family 4 protein yields MILICTNELAGPTGYHKSVVQLANGLHESGYPVAVMAFLGGGNVWERMLPSWPLDEAIPAYTVRSLPAEGGALLHRGVYPEYSGNLGALRFSFTANQVAVLRQLNDVLDEDDTIVFTNPAQVLAFQYAIGDAKRRPHTILQIHGDYAHHRELWEPLKSVRGSIDRLQTVADGLRAQFIDLFGESNVVFIPNFPGEGKTTVPRVSHEGVNIVLPASLQHRKNQLDAVRALAKIDDDSVRLNLWGSAHPLNPYVSAVRDEIARLGLNDRVNICGYGSEQDVYSEADIVLMTSLSEGFPYPLLESMSHSLPVVAYDFDFGAREAIEDGRSGFLIPMLDVDLLAQRLGELSADASMRERFGAAGRERYDQHFSQEAVGKRYQEFLGPHGRSIDLTAAFATNGEEPISTEQISHRVKWRGLSRYHQIRVSGDAPLHDVQIDNSERTSTPTVKHRASKRGRGAQAARETLIQFPAFGKDVISYAAAPGSQERHYLGHTTTRHELKVFGHLRRDADYTPVDTLHAAQGGAQHVSWSTTPKAFLSFLDKVAEAVSWKVRQVGTELHKHLQASRTKEQPAQATSFATPAVRTTATPNAPKSSVPAQSPEPEAQAHTTQSDGGLGQGLREFGKALGLSNKLVTSVSSVAKSYAGSGIALLRNAVAVKEPVAPHREIGTHPWFPVTGGTDNFGTPVNTAGAVEVKAGTLTHAPSVLIRGEYDSVRLRDGLSTRTFSSPFTYGEFFDRLCEAEREYGLFDITTRDGDYVWELGRSALVIQLAEALGLWGAADAIGTPVKSAYDGPKRLTTAPHAKTVVFDYVRRGQSGYRTAPFINDDTLFVVQADANGYPGVEDSPLIYPFAEFDQWRRHWRQRWSHLRVPEVDARPFEEALSSALGMNVDLGDHLRNRLAKFQLERDFFTPVFELVKPDEVMIASSHWRAGIVNAAQRSGALVGDIQYALTSRYAPSFWFGGTPHYGASRFHAWSKMWAERTNVYDECVIVPREQSDFEAAKEAVGSAEPRWDVCVISQPRVLRRLLSFVKQIADERPELSIVVAPHPAQRAIIGKEIAAAGLEGRVDIASENTLITVSKSQMSVGTFSTSLWESAALGKPTFVIEVPGYEETLQDVESGLFRLAQSPADLVPFTVPESRHQIFA; encoded by the coding sequence ATGATTCTGATTTGCACGAACGAGTTGGCTGGTCCAACCGGGTACCACAAGTCGGTGGTGCAACTGGCGAATGGCCTGCATGAGTCGGGCTACCCCGTAGCAGTGATGGCCTTCCTCGGCGGCGGCAATGTGTGGGAGCGCATGTTGCCGTCCTGGCCGCTCGATGAGGCAATTCCTGCCTACACGGTGCGCTCCCTACCCGCCGAGGGAGGCGCGCTACTGCATCGCGGTGTCTACCCGGAGTATTCGGGCAACCTCGGCGCGCTTCGATTCTCCTTCACCGCGAACCAGGTGGCGGTTCTGCGCCAGCTCAACGACGTGCTTGATGAAGACGACACAATCGTGTTCACGAACCCCGCCCAGGTTCTCGCCTTCCAATACGCGATTGGGGATGCGAAGCGTCGCCCACACACGATTCTCCAGATTCACGGCGACTACGCTCACCACAGGGAGCTGTGGGAACCCCTGAAGTCGGTACGCGGCAGCATTGATCGCCTGCAGACCGTGGCTGACGGCTTGCGCGCGCAATTTATCGATCTTTTTGGCGAATCTAACGTGGTGTTCATCCCGAACTTCCCGGGCGAGGGAAAAACGACCGTCCCGCGCGTCTCACACGAGGGCGTGAACATCGTTCTCCCGGCATCCCTTCAGCACCGCAAAAACCAATTGGACGCGGTGCGCGCGCTCGCGAAAATCGACGACGACTCGGTGCGGCTCAACCTGTGGGGCTCGGCGCACCCGCTCAACCCCTACGTGAGTGCGGTGCGCGACGAAATCGCGCGGCTCGGCCTGAACGATCGCGTGAATATTTGCGGATACGGTTCCGAACAGGACGTCTACTCCGAAGCGGACATCGTGCTCATGACCTCGCTGTCCGAGGGATTCCCCTACCCCTTGTTGGAATCGATGAGTCATTCACTACCCGTGGTCGCTTACGACTTTGACTTCGGCGCCCGTGAGGCCATCGAAGATGGCCGCAGTGGCTTCCTGATTCCCATGCTCGACGTCGACCTCCTCGCTCAGCGACTCGGCGAATTGAGCGCAGATGCATCCATGCGCGAGCGTTTCGGCGCCGCGGGTCGTGAGCGCTACGATCAGCACTTCTCACAAGAGGCAGTGGGCAAGCGCTACCAGGAATTCCTTGGACCGCACGGCAGGTCGATCGACCTCACCGCCGCCTTCGCCACGAATGGCGAGGAGCCTATCTCCACTGAGCAGATTAGCCACAGAGTGAAGTGGCGCGGGCTCTCGCGTTACCACCAGATCAGGGTCTCGGGCGATGCCCCTTTGCACGACGTGCAGATCGATAACTCCGAACGCACGAGCACCCCCACGGTGAAGCACCGCGCCAGCAAGCGTGGCAGGGGCGCGCAAGCAGCCCGCGAAACCCTGATTCAATTCCCTGCCTTCGGTAAGGACGTGATTTCCTACGCCGCGGCGCCGGGTTCCCAAGAGCGCCACTACCTCGGCCACACGACCACCCGCCATGAGCTCAAGGTCTTCGGTCACCTACGTCGCGATGCCGACTACACCCCTGTGGACACTCTTCACGCCGCCCAGGGCGGTGCCCAGCACGTGTCATGGTCCACGACGCCGAAAGCCTTCTTGTCCTTCCTCGATAAGGTTGCCGAAGCAGTCTCATGGAAAGTTCGTCAGGTCGGCACGGAACTCCACAAGCACCTGCAAGCCTCGCGCACCAAAGAGCAGCCGGCACAGGCCACAAGCTTCGCTACCCCGGCGGTTCGCACCACCGCGACGCCCAATGCACCGAAATCGAGTGTTCCTGCACAGAGCCCTGAGCCCGAAGCGCAGGCACACACTACGCAATCCGACGGCGGTCTCGGCCAGGGCCTTCGCGAGTTCGGGAAGGCGCTTGGGCTTTCCAACAAGCTCGTGACGAGCGTGTCCAGCGTCGCCAAGTCCTATGCGGGATCGGGCATCGCGCTGCTTCGCAACGCTGTCGCTGTCAAAGAACCCGTCGCGCCGCATCGCGAAATTGGCACCCACCCGTGGTTCCCGGTCACGGGCGGCACCGATAACTTCGGCACCCCGGTCAACACAGCCGGCGCCGTTGAAGTCAAGGCCGGTACGCTCACCCACGCACCTTCGGTGCTCATCCGCGGCGAATACGACTCGGTGCGGCTGCGCGATGGACTCTCCACCCGCACCTTCTCGTCTCCATTCACCTACGGAGAGTTCTTCGACCGCCTGTGCGAGGCCGAGCGCGAATACGGTCTTTTCGACATCACGACACGCGACGGCGACTACGTGTGGGAACTGGGACGCTCGGCCCTCGTGATCCAGCTCGCGGAAGCTCTCGGCCTGTGGGGTGCCGCAGATGCGATCGGCACCCCGGTGAAATCCGCGTACGACGGTCCCAAGCGCCTCACCACAGCGCCGCATGCGAAAACCGTGGTATTCGACTATGTGCGCCGCGGGCAGAGCGGATACCGCACCGCTCCGTTCATCAACGACGACACCCTGTTCGTCGTGCAGGCCGATGCCAACGGGTACCCCGGCGTCGAAGACTCCCCTCTCATCTACCCCTTCGCTGAGTTCGACCAATGGCGCCGCCACTGGCGCCAGCGCTGGTCACACTTGCGTGTGCCGGAGGTTGACGCGCGTCCCTTCGAGGAGGCCCTTAGCTCAGCGCTCGGCATGAACGTCGACCTCGGCGATCACTTGCGCAATCGCCTCGCGAAGTTCCAACTCGAACGCGATTTCTTCACGCCGGTATTCGAGCTCGTGAAGCCCGACGAGGTCATGATCGCCTCCAGCCACTGGCGCGCGGGCATCGTGAACGCGGCGCAGCGCTCTGGCGCACTCGTGGGCGATATTCAATACGCGCTCACGAGCCGTTACGCGCCAAGCTTCTGGTTCGGCGGCACCCCGCATTACGGCGCAAGCCGATTCCACGCCTGGTCGAAGATGTGGGCCGAGCGGACCAACGTCTACGACGAATGCGTGATCGTCCCGCGCGAACAAAGCGACTTTGAGGCCGCCAAGGAAGCCGTCGGCAGCGCCGAACCACGCTGGGACGTGTGCGTGATCTCCCAACCGCGTGTGCTCCGACGGCTCCTCTCCTTTGTAAAACAAATCGCCGACGAACGCCCCGAGCTTTCGATCGTCGTTGCCCCCCACCCGGCACAGCGCGCCATCATCGGCAAGGAGATCGCCGCCGCAGGACTCGAAGGCCGCGTCGACATCGCCTCAGAAAACACCCTGATCACCGTGAGTAAGTCCCAGATGAGCGTGGGAACGTTCTCCACCTCGCTGTGGGAATCGGCGGCGCTCGGCAAACCCACCTTCGTGATCGAAGTTCCCGGTTACGAAGAGACGCTCCAGGACGTGGAATCGGGCCTGTTCCGCCTCGCCCAGTCCCCCGCCGATCTGGTGCCCTTCACGGTTCCCGAATCGCGCCACCAGATCTTCGCGTAA
- a CDS encoding cytidylyltransferase domain-containing protein yields MSTKRIVAVIQARTGSSRLPRKVLRPLAGRPVLEWMVRAARAAQGIDDVVIATSTSDKDDEVETLGKRLGAKVVRGSEDDVLSRFMLALEATDADAVVRLTADCPLCDPALISAIVSMWKVDPTLDYVATTLIRTLPRGLDVELASRNALHIADEEAESFHRIHVTSYLYDSKSAFRTMGLVVQPAANDLRVTLDTAEDGQLLDAVVAELGDQPPAWQDVVSLLRSRPDIVQINAKIRQKKLADG; encoded by the coding sequence GTGAGTACCAAGCGAATCGTAGCCGTCATTCAAGCCCGCACGGGGTCGTCACGTTTGCCGCGAAAGGTGCTGCGCCCCCTCGCCGGCCGACCAGTATTGGAGTGGATGGTCCGGGCTGCTCGCGCGGCACAGGGGATCGACGATGTGGTGATCGCCACCTCGACTTCTGACAAGGATGATGAGGTCGAGACTCTCGGGAAGCGGCTCGGCGCGAAGGTCGTGCGTGGCAGTGAAGACGACGTGCTGTCGCGTTTCATGCTTGCACTTGAGGCTACCGACGCCGATGCCGTGGTGCGCTTGACCGCGGATTGCCCACTGTGCGATCCCGCGCTGATTTCCGCGATCGTCAGCATGTGGAAAGTCGATCCCACGCTGGATTACGTGGCCACGACGTTGATCCGCACGTTGCCGCGCGGGCTCGATGTCGAGCTTGCCTCGCGCAATGCGCTGCACATCGCCGATGAGGAAGCCGAGAGCTTCCATCGGATCCACGTGACCTCGTACCTGTATGACAGCAAGAGTGCGTTCCGCACGATGGGGCTCGTGGTCCAACCAGCGGCGAACGATTTGCGGGTCACTTTGGACACTGCCGAGGACGGCCAGCTACTCGATGCGGTTGTCGCGGAGTTGGGGGATCAGCCTCCGGCCTGGCAAGACGTGGTCAGCCTCTTGCGTTCGCGCCCGGATATCGTCCAGATCAACGCCAAGATTCGACAGAAGAAACTGGCGGATGGCTGA
- a CDS encoding ABC transporter ATP-binding protein, with protein MTEDIDFEIDPSVLPKKVKRKPLGPPSVIADDLYITYRVFGGRRGGTAKQRKSLWDKAISLGRPSTGPITHVPAVKGVSFVAHHGESVAILGTNGSGKSTLLRAIAGLLPPTEGRVYTSAEPELLGVNAAMLPRLTGERNIMIGGLALGLSSKEVRESVEHVADFAELGDFLYLPMTSYSSGMASRLRFAISTIRSPEILMIDEALATGDASFRKKSMARIEEIRESAGTVFFVSHSLASVRAMCTRALWIEKGVLVADGDVDEVADAYQEFVDRRTNASSGANLK; from the coding sequence GTGACTGAAGATATTGACTTCGAAATTGACCCGAGCGTTCTTCCGAAAAAGGTCAAGCGTAAGCCTCTCGGGCCGCCGTCGGTGATCGCTGATGACCTCTACATCACCTATCGCGTGTTCGGTGGGCGCCGGGGCGGTACGGCAAAGCAGCGCAAGAGCCTGTGGGATAAGGCGATTAGCCTGGGGCGCCCCAGCACTGGCCCCATCACCCATGTGCCCGCGGTGAAAGGCGTATCGTTCGTGGCTCATCACGGTGAATCCGTGGCGATTCTCGGCACGAATGGTTCGGGTAAATCGACTCTCCTGCGGGCGATCGCTGGGCTGCTGCCGCCTACTGAGGGGCGTGTCTACACCTCGGCTGAGCCGGAACTACTTGGCGTCAATGCAGCGATGCTGCCGCGCCTCACCGGCGAGCGCAACATCATGATTGGCGGCCTCGCCCTGGGCCTCTCCTCCAAAGAGGTGCGTGAGAGCGTGGAGCACGTGGCTGATTTTGCCGAGCTTGGTGACTTCCTCTACTTGCCGATGACCTCGTACTCCTCGGGCATGGCCTCGCGCCTACGGTTCGCGATCTCCACGATCCGCAGTCCCGAGATTCTCATGATTGACGAAGCTCTCGCGACGGGCGACGCCTCCTTCCGCAAGAAGAGCATGGCGCGTATCGAGGAGATCCGCGAGTCGGCCGGCACGGTCTTCTTCGTGTCCCATTCGCTCGCCTCCGTGCGCGCCATGTGCACGCGCGCGCTCTGGATCGAGAAAGGCGTGCTCGTAGCCGACGGCGACGTGGATGAAGTTGCCGACGCCTACCAGGAATTCGTGGATCGCCGCACGAATGCGTCGTCAGGGGCGAACCTCAAGTAG
- the pseC gene encoding UDP-4-amino-4,6-dideoxy-N-acetyl-beta-L-altrosamine transaminase yields MLPYGRQSINDDDVAAVTRALGSDWLTTGPEVDRFEESIAERTHAAHAISVTSGTAALHLAYAAAGVGAGDEVVTTPLTFVATAATAAVFGAKIVFADVDPKTGNLDPAAAEAAVTPNTKVIAGVDYAGVPVEADALRALAEKNDALFLEDAAHSIGSRRNGKPVGSLAHMTSFSFFPTKNLTTAEGGALVTDNEELATRARRFKNHGLVRDKELQRYPDEGPWHQEVHSFGINYRLPDVLCALGNSQLQRLDDFVARRAEIKRTYDEALSDLDGVDIPFAPEGAEPAWHLYPLRVPAEQRRAIFESLREQGIGVQVNYIPAYWHPVFEDLGYKRGMCPVAEDFYRREISLPMFPGLTDADVERVIEAVRKAVATA; encoded by the coding sequence ATGCTTCCCTACGGTCGCCAATCAATCAACGATGACGATGTCGCAGCGGTCACCCGCGCCCTCGGAAGCGATTGGCTCACGACAGGCCCCGAGGTCGACCGCTTCGAAGAATCGATCGCGGAGCGCACCCACGCCGCACACGCCATTAGCGTGACGTCCGGAACCGCCGCGCTGCACCTTGCCTACGCTGCTGCTGGCGTTGGCGCCGGAGACGAAGTGGTCACGACCCCGCTGACCTTCGTGGCCACCGCCGCCACTGCCGCAGTTTTTGGCGCAAAGATCGTTTTCGCTGATGTCGACCCGAAAACGGGCAACCTCGATCCGGCCGCCGCGGAAGCTGCCGTCACGCCGAACACCAAGGTGATCGCCGGCGTCGATTACGCCGGCGTTCCCGTTGAGGCCGATGCCCTCCGGGCCCTTGCCGAAAAGAACGATGCGCTCTTCTTGGAAGACGCCGCCCACTCGATCGGCTCCCGCCGCAACGGCAAGCCCGTGGGCTCGCTCGCACACATGACCAGTTTCTCGTTCTTCCCCACCAAGAACCTCACCACCGCAGAAGGTGGCGCCCTGGTGACCGACAACGAAGAACTCGCCACCCGCGCTCGACGCTTCAAGAACCACGGTCTTGTGCGCGACAAGGAGCTTCAGCGCTACCCCGATGAGGGGCCGTGGCATCAGGAAGTTCATTCCTTCGGCATCAACTACCGCCTTCCGGATGTGCTCTGTGCGCTGGGCAATTCGCAGCTTCAGCGTCTGGATGATTTCGTGGCTCGTCGAGCCGAAATCAAGCGGACCTACGACGAGGCGCTCTCAGACCTCGACGGTGTTGACATCCCGTTCGCACCCGAGGGAGCCGAGCCCGCCTGGCACCTGTATCCGCTTCGCGTTCCCGCCGAACAACGCAGGGCGATCTTCGAGTCGCTGCGCGAACAGGGCATCGGCGTGCAGGTGAACTACATTCCGGCCTACTGGCATCCCGTGTTCGAGGATCTCGGCTACAAGCGTGGCATGTGCCCGGTTGCCGAAGACTTCTACCGCAGGGAGATTTCCCTGCCGATGTTCCCCGGCCTCACCGACGCTGATGTGGAGCGTGTGATCGAGGCTGTGCGAAAGGCCGTCGCGACCGCCTAA
- a CDS encoding bifunctional UDP-2,4-diacetamido-2,4,6-trideoxy-beta-L-altropyranose hydrolase/GNAT family N-acetyltransferase gives MRALSVADAAVRAGYSVCLAGSIQSPLARQLVAQAQIPVVPVTSDLGELAAEQGASIVHVDDYAVGNDARGQVHACGALLSSMEDGSYGQRDADVMIDSTIGAELTDRERVVGGRQLRGITYAPMRRQVLAARESRQKHFTASDVPRVLIVMGGTDATAAAATMAGLCASLPQQLELTVIAPKRHWRAVTEIAGSSLELLEPTPAFLDIAATMDVVISAAGTSAWELACIGVPTLLVAVVDNQKAGYAAAIEAEIASGLGTLEEIRTNLDQAAARLAEFIAALDAGEVSTRQATAKVDGRGADRIVQAWSDAFDERYAAARGSDVAHGAGAAVTVRDATKDDCLHLLRWRNDPATRAVSRSTEAIGLDSHAPWLERTLQRDDRELLIVEFEGRPVGMVRFDAEDAAWEISINMAPESRGRGFARKALSEAEQLFFRRHPDTSIVAFIRADNAASAGLFDRAGYVPWPDRNEPEFGAFLKSDPS, from the coding sequence GTGAGAGCCCTTTCGGTCGCCGACGCCGCTGTTCGCGCGGGCTATTCGGTGTGCTTGGCAGGTTCGATTCAGTCGCCGCTCGCGCGTCAATTGGTAGCGCAGGCGCAGATCCCGGTTGTGCCGGTCACGAGTGATCTTGGCGAATTGGCGGCAGAGCAGGGAGCTTCCATTGTTCACGTGGACGACTATGCGGTGGGCAACGATGCCCGCGGGCAGGTGCACGCGTGTGGCGCGTTGTTGTCGTCAATGGAGGATGGCAGTTACGGCCAGCGCGACGCCGATGTGATGATCGATTCGACGATCGGCGCCGAGCTTACCGATCGGGAACGGGTGGTGGGCGGCCGCCAGCTGCGAGGGATTACTTATGCGCCGATGCGCAGGCAGGTGTTAGCGGCCAGGGAAAGCCGCCAGAAGCACTTCACTGCGTCAGACGTTCCGCGAGTCTTGATCGTCATGGGTGGAACCGACGCAACGGCTGCCGCCGCCACGATGGCGGGCCTGTGTGCTTCCCTCCCACAGCAGCTCGAACTTACGGTGATCGCTCCCAAACGCCATTGGCGGGCCGTCACTGAAATAGCAGGTTCGAGCCTTGAGCTCTTGGAGCCGACTCCCGCATTCTTGGACATCGCCGCCACGATGGATGTGGTGATCAGCGCCGCCGGCACGAGCGCGTGGGAGCTCGCGTGCATCGGTGTGCCAACCTTGCTCGTTGCGGTCGTCGATAACCAAAAAGCGGGTTATGCCGCTGCGATCGAGGCGGAAATCGCGAGTGGTTTGGGCACTCTTGAAGAGATTCGCACCAACCTCGATCAGGCCGCCGCGCGTTTGGCGGAATTCATTGCCGCGCTCGATGCGGGAGAGGTGAGCACTCGCCAAGCCACGGCGAAGGTGGATGGTCGGGGAGCTGACCGCATTGTGCAGGCTTGGAGCGACGCCTTCGACGAGCGGTACGCAGCAGCTCGAGGTTCTGACGTTGCTCACGGGGCAGGTGCGGCGGTCACCGTGCGCGATGCCACGAAGGATGACTGCCTACATCTGCTTCGCTGGCGCAATGACCCAGCGACCAGGGCGGTTTCACGCTCAACTGAGGCCATCGGCCTCGACTCTCACGCCCCCTGGCTTGAACGCACGCTTCAGCGAGATGATCGTGAACTGCTGATCGTTGAATTCGAGGGGCGCCCTGTGGGAATGGTGCGGTTCGATGCGGAAGATGCCGCGTGGGAAATCTCCATCAACATGGCGCCGGAGTCTCGGGGGCGCGGGTTCGCCCGAAAGGCTCTTTCGGAAGCGGAGCAACTTTTCTTCCGACGCCACCCGGATACGTCGATAGTGGCGTTTATCCGCGCTGATAACGCAGCTTCCGCAGGCCTGTTCGATCGGGCCGGCTATGTGCCGTGGCCCGATCGAAACGAGCCTGAGTTCGGAGCTTTCCTTAAATCAGATCCCAGCTGA